One Oryza glaberrima chromosome 11, OglaRS2, whole genome shotgun sequence genomic region harbors:
- the LOC127755057 gene encoding disease resistance protein PIK6-NP-like has translation MADQTLGAVGSLLGELGKAIKEETALLSGVEGDIQFIKDEMDSMNGFLVHVTKTTNHDDQLRAWMKQVRDITYVADDCIKLYMRDVVPEEKAGLRGCLLRRVPTVCKPYCPCLHRNLTTRDQLARRIHELKDRVREIGERRQRYDVKLPEGGDAAVQSSSPSVSQQDSKMKEKRDEFVCALEDGQPPFRDAVRRLSRDGALIRHRAAPALVHGIIKMLDDGAHAQIIKMLLRSLYAHPYGTKELEKLSSNLREGADVAKKVMLFCYSKLSVHYKSCLQYLTTFEDEESVSRTCLVRRWLAEGLVSKDQHHGLDEDDTSMEEAGERCFDELLFRGFLSPAPGHHFPRSGGLKLKCCILDASVKKFINDMARSENFVADVPTHLRHQLDIRRWARRPELPQEQHKPRWTQSTICCCYCPVPRIIKATTADHGRGSNINDPLLQLHHPMDEIVTLLRGLPTEYRLNVLDLGGCVGLKMSHLENICKMVPSLKYLSLRKTNVSQLPKKMNQLLHLETLDIRDTNIRGAAMRGIFLNELKHLLVGRNIIPDASHRADEAEALLSTVLMPPKIGNKMEILRHVQITDGQEAYHQLLRVAYLERLRKLGVVLDGREDNIKLLLKTIARRSDTLRSLSVWITAPPPEHIVIGEGGGVLVTLDSNEKPGDGASLFSLPSKLESLNLKCYKGKNNNTGYNIPPWIIRLQKLSKITLRHSLLNREGLRELGKMKSLRCLKLCHESYIEAEVTVKKGEFEDLRLLQVDKISNKMTKLVFEEDAAPKLEKIVWNFDTMTTPMGITVNNIKGIENLKNLKELWINGVNISIPSPSRSREWKGITTVTRNLWGNILGPVIEGLASEG, from the coding sequence ATGGCGGATCAAACGCTGGGCGCCGTGGGGTCGCTGCTGGGTGAGCTGGGGAAGGCGATCAAGGAGGAGACCGCGCTGCTGAGCGGAGTGGAGGGCGACATCCAGTTCATCAAGGACGAGATGGACAGCATGAACGGCTTCCTGGTGCACGTCACCAAGACGACCAACCACGACGACCAGCTCCGCGCCTGGATGAAGCAGGTCCGCGACATCACCTACGTCGCCGACGACTGCATCAAGCTCTACATGCGGGACGTCGTCCCGGAGGAGAAGGCCGGCCTCCgcggctgcctcctccgccgcgtgcCCACCGTCTGCAAGCCCTACTGCCCGTGCCTCCACCGCAATCTCACGACCCGCGACCAGCTCGCGAGGAGGATCCACGAGCTCAAGGACCGGGTGCGCGAGATCGGCGAGAGGCGGCAGCGCTACGACGTCAAGCTTCccgaaggcggcgacgcggcggtccAATCGTCGTCACCGTCGGTGTCCCAGCAGGACAGCAAGATGAAGGAGAAGAGGGACGAGTTCGTGTGCGCCCTCGAAGATGGCCAGCCTCCTTTCCGAGATGCGGTCCGCAGGCTCTCCCGTGATGGTGCCCTGATCAGACACCGTGCTGCTCCTGCACTCGTACATGGCATCATCAAGATGCTGGATGACGGTGCACATGCCCAGATCATCAAGATGCTGCTTCGTTCTCTGTACGCCCATCCCTATGGGACCAAAGAACTGGAGAAATTGTCCAGCAATCTTAGAGAAGGAGCGGATGTGGCCAAGAAAGTGATGCTTTTCTGCTACAGCAAGCTGTCCGTGCACTACAAGAGCTGCCTGCAGTACCTGACCACGTTCGAAGATGAAGAAAGCGTCAGCCGGACATGCTTGGTCAGGCGATGGCTAGCCGAAGGCCTCGTGTCCAAGGACCAACATCATGGGCTAGATGAAGATGATACTAGCATGGAAGAGGCCGGTGAGCGTTGCTTCGATGAGCTCCTGTTTCGAGGCTTCCTTTCTCCTGCTCCTGGGCATCATTTCCCTAGGTCTGGTGGCTTAAAACTCAAGTGCTGCATTCTGGATGCTTCAGTCAAGAAATTCATCAACGACATGGCCAGAAGTGAGAATTTTGTGGCTGACGTGCCTACCCACCTTCGGCATCAGCTTGATATCCGAAGGTGGGCTCGGCGGCCGGAGCTGCCACAGGAGCAGCACAAACCACGGTGGACGCAGTCGACCATCTGCTGTTGCTACTGCCCCGTTCCAAGAATAATAAAGGCAACAACAGCTGATCACGGTAGAGGCAGCAACATTAATGATCCGCTGTTGCAGCTGCACCATCCCATGGATGAGATAGTAACTCTCCTCAGAGGCCTACCTACGGAGTACCGTCTCAATGTGCTGGATCTAGGAGGTTGCGTTGGGTTGAAGATGAGCCACCTAGAGAACATCTGCAAGATGGTGCCCTCGCTCAAGTATCTGAGCCTCCGGAAGACCAATGTTTCTCAGCTTCCCAAGAAGATGAACCAACTCCTGCATCTGGAGACGCTCGACATCAGGGACACCAACATACGGGGTGCCGCTATGAGGGGTATCTTCCTCAATGAGCTGAAGCATCTCCTTGTTGGACGCAATATTATTCCTGATGCCTCCCACCGTGCTGATGAGGCAGAAGCACTACTCTCCACCGTTCTGATGCCTCCCAAGATTGGCAACAAGATGGAGATACTGCGCCATGTCCAAATCACGGATGGCCAAGAAGCCTACCACCAGCTTCTACGTGTTGCATATCTCGAGCGGCTAAGGAAGCTAGGCGTGGTCCTCGACGGCAGGGAAGATAACATCAAGCTTTTGCTCAAAACAATTGCCAGGAGGAGCGATACCCTTCGATCACTATCAGTCTGgatcaccgcgccgccgccggagcacaTTGTCattggtgaaggcggcggcgtgcttgTGACTCTCGACAGCAATGAGAAGCCCGGTGATGGTGCATCATTGTTCTCGCTTCCCAGTAAACTTGAGAGCTTAAACCTCAAGTGCTACAAGGGAAAAAACAACAACACTGGCTACAATATTCCTCCATGGATCATAAGGCTCCAAAAGCTTTCCAAGATCACTCTACGTCACAGCTTACTGAACAGGGAAGGTCTGAGAGAGCTTGGCAAGATGAAGAGCTTGCGCTGCCTCAAGCTCTGTCATGAATCATATATCGAAGCCGAGGTCACCGTGAAGAAGGGGGAGTTCGAGGACCTCAGGCTTCTTCAGGTTGATAAGATCTCCAACAAGATGACCAAACTTGTCTTCGAAGAAGATGCAGCTCCCAAGCTGGAGAAGATTGTCTGGAACTTCGACACGATGACAACGCCGATGGGGATCACGGTAAACAACATCAAAGGGATTGAAAATCTTAAAAACTTGAAGGAGCTATGGATCAACGGCGTCAACATTTCCATACCGTCTCCTTCAAGATCCCGTGAATGGAAGGGTATAACCACGGTCACGCGAAACTTATGGGGGAACATTCTTGGACCGGTAATTGAAGGCTTAGCATCAGAAGGCTGA